Proteins encoded together in one Musa acuminata AAA Group cultivar baxijiao chromosome BXJ3-6, Cavendish_Baxijiao_AAA, whole genome shotgun sequence window:
- the LOC103989184 gene encoding basic leucine zipper 61-like isoform X1: MAQLPPKIPSNMSPNWPNLGHHAVPPSFLPIAPPLAPGSQPSWVDEFLDFSSAKRGNHRRSVSDSIAFLEHPLEGEGSDFDRFDDDQLMSMFSDDVPPSSLSGAVPASSSSTPSDHNSFNEDKPTDQKAKNESEEAQSACKEEPQAVAQPATGTETIVDPKRVKRILANRQSAQRSRVRKLQYISELERSVTTLQTEVSALSPRVAFLDHQRSLLTLGNSHLKQRIAALAQDKIFKDAHQEALKKEIERLRQVYHQQNLKKMAPPTSEPAVSTEKELLS; the protein is encoded by the exons ATGGCACAGCTACCTCCGAAGATCCCTAGCAACATGTCTCCAAACTGGCCCAACCTTGGCCACCATGCGGTCCCTCCATCCTTCCTTCCGATCGCGCCGCCGCTCGCCCCGGGCTCTCAACCCTCCTGGGTCGACGAGTTCCTCGACTTCTCCTCCGCCAAGCGCGGCAACCACCGCCGCTCCGTCAGCGACTCCATCGCCTTCCTCGAGCACCCCCTCGAGGGCGAGGGCTCCGACTTCGACCGCTTCGACGACGACCAGCTCATGTCCATGTTCTCGGACGACGTGCCCCCGTCGTCCCTCTCGGGCGCCGTCCCGGCCTCCTCGTCGTCCACGCCCTCGGACCACAACAGCTTCAACGAGGACAAGCCGACCGACCAGAAGGCCAAGAACGAGTCGGAGGAGGCGCAGAGCGCGTGCAAGGAGGAGCCGCAGGCGGTGGCTCAGCCGGCCACCGGGACGGAGACAATCGTGGATCCCAAGAGGGTGAAGAG GATCTTAGCGAACCGGCAATCGGCGCAGAGGTCGCGGGTGAGGAAGCTTCAGTACATTTCGGAGCTCGAACGCAGCGTGACGACGCTGCAG ACCGAAGTATCGGCATTGTCTCCTCGAGTCGCCTTCCTCGATCACCAGCGATCGCTGCTGACGTTGGGCAATAGCCACCTGAAGCAACGCATTGCGGCATTGGCGCAGGACAAGATATTTAAGGACG CACACCAGGAGGCACTAAAGAAGGAGATCGAGAGACTCAGACAAGTCTATCACCAGCAAAACCTAAAGAAAATGGCACCGCCCACATCGGAACCAGCCGTGAGCACAGAAAAAGAGCTGCTTAGCTGA
- the LOC103989184 gene encoding basic leucine zipper 2-like isoform X2: protein MAQLPPKIPSNMSPNWPNLGHHAVPPSFLPIAPPLAPGSQPSWVDEFLDFSSAKRGNHRRSVSDSIAFLEHPLEGEGSDFDRFDDDQLMSMFSDDVPPSSLSGAVPASSSSTPSDHNSFNEDKPTDQKAKNESEEAQSACKEEPQAVAQPATGTETIVDPKRVKRILANRQSAQRSRVRKLQYISELERSVTTLQTEVSALSPRVAFLDHQRSLLTLGNSHLKQRIAALAQDKIFKDGGTKEGDRETQTSLSPAKPKENGTAHIGTSREHRKRAA from the exons ATGGCACAGCTACCTCCGAAGATCCCTAGCAACATGTCTCCAAACTGGCCCAACCTTGGCCACCATGCGGTCCCTCCATCCTTCCTTCCGATCGCGCCGCCGCTCGCCCCGGGCTCTCAACCCTCCTGGGTCGACGAGTTCCTCGACTTCTCCTCCGCCAAGCGCGGCAACCACCGCCGCTCCGTCAGCGACTCCATCGCCTTCCTCGAGCACCCCCTCGAGGGCGAGGGCTCCGACTTCGACCGCTTCGACGACGACCAGCTCATGTCCATGTTCTCGGACGACGTGCCCCCGTCGTCCCTCTCGGGCGCCGTCCCGGCCTCCTCGTCGTCCACGCCCTCGGACCACAACAGCTTCAACGAGGACAAGCCGACCGACCAGAAGGCCAAGAACGAGTCGGAGGAGGCGCAGAGCGCGTGCAAGGAGGAGCCGCAGGCGGTGGCTCAGCCGGCCACCGGGACGGAGACAATCGTGGATCCCAAGAGGGTGAAGAG GATCTTAGCGAACCGGCAATCGGCGCAGAGGTCGCGGGTGAGGAAGCTTCAGTACATTTCGGAGCTCGAACGCAGCGTGACGACGCTGCAG ACCGAAGTATCGGCATTGTCTCCTCGAGTCGCCTTCCTCGATCACCAGCGATCGCTGCTGACGTTGGGCAATAGCCACCTGAAGCAACGCATTGCGGCATTGGCGCAGGACAAGATATTTAAGGACG GAGGCACTAAAGAAGGAGATCGAGAGACTCAGACAAGTCTATCACCAGCAAAACCTAAAGAAAATGGCACCGCCCACATCGGAACCAGCCGTGAGCACAGAAAAAGAGCTGCTTAG